A genomic segment from Janthinobacterium sp. 64 encodes:
- a CDS encoding CoA-acylating methylmalonate-semialdehyde dehydrogenase: MTTQTAIPTVPLLINGEWVESNTTVWRDVVNPATQEVLAKVPFATPDEVNAAIASAQRAFKTWRKTPIGARARIFLKLQQLIRENMADLAATLTMEQGKTLLDAEGDVFRGLEVVEHAANIGTLQMGEYAQNVAGGVDTYSVMQPLGVCAGITPFNFPAMIPLWMFPMAIACGNTFVLKPSEQDPLVTEKLVRLALQAGIPAGVLNVIHGGEDVVNALCDHPDIKAISFVGSSKVGTHVYQRASLNGKRAQCMMGAKNHAVVLPDANKEQTLNQLLGAGFGAAGQRCMAASVAVLVGEARDWLPELSAKAQTLTVGAGKDNPDLGPVISCAAKERVFSLVAKGIEQGAVLTLDGRDVKVDGYPNGNFVGPTILSGVKPGMVVYDQEIFGPVLIVVEVDTLDEAIALVNANPNGNGTALFTQSGAAARYFQEEIDVGQVGINVPIPVPVPLFSFTGSRGSKLGDLGPFGKQVVLFYTQTQTITQRWFTDAASVGKVNTTISLK, translated from the coding sequence GTGACCACGCAAACTGCAATTCCGACCGTTCCCCTCTTGATCAACGGCGAGTGGGTTGAATCCAACACCACCGTCTGGCGCGACGTCGTCAATCCGGCCACGCAGGAAGTCCTGGCCAAGGTACCGTTCGCCACGCCGGACGAAGTCAATGCGGCCATCGCCTCGGCCCAGCGCGCCTTCAAAACCTGGCGCAAGACGCCGATCGGCGCGCGCGCGCGCATTTTCCTGAAATTGCAGCAACTGATCCGCGAAAACATGGCCGACCTGGCCGCCACCCTGACGATGGAACAGGGCAAGACCCTGCTCGACGCGGAAGGCGATGTCTTCCGTGGCCTGGAAGTGGTCGAGCATGCGGCCAACATCGGCACGCTGCAAATGGGCGAATACGCGCAAAACGTGGCCGGCGGCGTCGATACCTACAGCGTGATGCAGCCGCTGGGCGTGTGCGCCGGCATTACGCCGTTCAATTTCCCCGCCATGATCCCCCTGTGGATGTTCCCGATGGCAATTGCCTGCGGCAATACGTTTGTCTTGAAACCATCGGAGCAAGACCCGCTCGTGACGGAAAAACTCGTGCGCCTGGCCTTGCAGGCGGGCATCCCGGCCGGCGTGCTGAACGTGATACACGGCGGCGAAGACGTGGTCAATGCCCTGTGCGACCACCCGGACATCAAGGCGATCTCGTTCGTGGGATCCAGCAAGGTGGGCACGCATGTGTACCAGCGCGCCAGCCTGAACGGCAAGCGCGCGCAATGCATGATGGGCGCCAAGAACCACGCCGTCGTGCTGCCGGACGCCAATAAAGAACAAACCCTGAACCAGTTGCTGGGTGCGGGCTTCGGCGCGGCAGGCCAGCGCTGCATGGCCGCCTCCGTCGCCGTGCTGGTGGGCGAAGCGCGCGACTGGCTGCCGGAATTGTCGGCCAAGGCGCAAACCCTGACCGTGGGCGCGGGCAAGGACAATCCTGACCTGGGCCCCGTGATTTCCTGCGCGGCGAAAGAGCGCGTGTTCAGCCTCGTCGCCAAGGGCATCGAACAGGGCGCCGTGCTGACCCTCGATGGCCGCGACGTGAAGGTCGATGGCTATCCGAACGGCAACTTCGTCGGGCCGACGATTCTGTCTGGCGTGAAACCGGGCATGGTCGTGTATGACCAGGAAATCTTTGGCCCCGTCTTGATCGTCGTCGAAGTCGATACGCTTGACGAAGCGATTGCCTTGGTCAACGCGAATCCGAACGGCAACGGCACGGCGCTGTTTACGCAAAGCGGCGCGGCCGCCCGCTACTTCCAGGAAGAAATCGACGTGGGCCAGGTCGGCATCAACGTGCCCATTCCCGTGCCCGTTCCCCTGTTCAGCTTTACGGGCTCGCGCGGCTCCAAGCTGGGCGATTTAGGTCCGTTCGGCAAGCAAGTCGTGCTGTTCTACACGCAGACGCAAACGATTACCCAGCGCTGGTTCACGGATGCGGCCTCGGTGGGCAAGGTCAACACCACCATCAGCCTGAAATAA